The Thermus caldifontis genome includes a region encoding these proteins:
- a CDS encoding right-handed parallel beta-helix repeat-containing protein has product MRAFLPPLLACSLLSAWAAPVLRLKGEVEGPLVLTTPNLVVEGKGAVLRGKGGHTLSLLAPGIRVRGLTVVGAGSEEDFFEPDAAIYLRGCEGCLLEDVAVEEAPAAVRVEDSPGATLRRLKARGLGQSPGVLVYSSPQALVEGSHLWGFMDGVYVEYSPGMRIRENLLENNGRYGFHVMFSWGVEIQGNHSWGNGIGNAVMHGAENRVGENRLYGHKSPVGYGLLLQDERGTQVLDNLFAENTLGLVLMDAVQVRVAGNRFQENGTALRLTRERGENSAQVEGNAFGGNLYDLLVDDPLAKAQVVGNRYDRASGLPLPHLPTGSFALLLARQPELSLFALSPGVILWEAAEAQVPGVRLIALADPQAAPLDRDLSLSLWAFLGVVGGILWWWRRG; this is encoded by the coding sequence ATGCGGGCGTTTCTTCCTCCCCTTTTGGCGTGCTCCCTCCTCTCCGCCTGGGCGGCCCCGGTACTCCGCCTAAAGGGGGAGGTGGAGGGCCCCTTGGTCCTTACCACCCCAAACCTGGTGGTGGAGGGAAAAGGGGCGGTGCTCCGGGGGAAGGGGGGCCACACCCTAAGCCTCCTGGCCCCAGGGATACGGGTGCGGGGGCTAACGGTGGTGGGGGCAGGATCCGAGGAGGATTTTTTTGAGCCCGACGCCGCCATCTACCTGCGGGGGTGCGAGGGGTGCCTACTGGAGGATGTGGCGGTGGAAGAAGCCCCCGCCGCGGTGCGGGTGGAGGATTCCCCAGGGGCTACCCTCCGGCGGCTTAAGGCCCGGGGCCTGGGCCAATCCCCCGGGGTTTTGGTCTACTCCAGCCCGCAGGCCCTGGTGGAGGGAAGCCATCTTTGGGGTTTCATGGACGGGGTCTATGTGGAGTACAGCCCAGGGATGAGGATCAGGGAGAACCTTCTGGAGAATAACGGCCGCTATGGCTTTCACGTGATGTTCTCCTGGGGGGTGGAAATCCAGGGCAACCATTCCTGGGGCAACGGCATCGGCAATGCCGTGATGCACGGGGCGGAAAACCGGGTGGGGGAAAACCGGCTTTACGGGCACAAAAGCCCCGTGGGTTATGGGCTTTTGCTGCAGGACGAGCGAGGAACCCAGGTCCTGGACAACCTCTTTGCGGAAAACACCCTGGGCCTGGTCCTGATGGACGCCGTCCAGGTGCGGGTGGCGGGAAACCGCTTCCAGGAAAACGGCACCGCCTTGCGCCTCACCCGGGAAAGGGGGGAAAACTCGGCCCAGGTGGAGGGGAACGCTTTTGGGGGCAACCTCTATGACCTCTTGGTGGACGACCCCTTGGCCAAGGCCCAGGTGGTGGGGAACCGGTACGACCGGGCCTCTGGCCTTCCCCTTCCCCATCTGCCCACGGGGAGCTTCGCCCTTCTCCTTGCCCGGCAGCCCGAGCTTTCCCTTTTCGCCCTTTCTCCTGGGGTCATCCTCTGGGAGGCCGCGGAGGCCCAGGTGCCGGGGGTTAGGCTCATCGCCTTGGCCGATCCCCAGGCGGCTCCTTTGGACCGGGACCTTTCCCTAAGCCTCTGGGCGTTCCTGGGAGTTGTGGGAGGGATTCTATGGTGGTGGCGGAGGGGCTAA
- a CDS encoding copper chaperone PCu(A)C: MTPTEGPFRGPHPGARQGGVVSRGFPRGLALGLSLLLGGAAWAQALATPGWVRLVPPVVKDTAAYLTLENRGKAPLRLVGAETEVAERVSIHKDHREHRGGQVVLGMRPLPYLDIPGGGKVEFRPGKYHLMLEGLKRPLRAGEKVTLVLKFQDGSRLKVILPVEMR, encoded by the coding sequence ATGACGCCTACCGAAGGCCCTTTCCGGGGCCCCCACCCTGGCGCACGCCAGGGTGGGGTGGTATCCCGGGGTTTTCCCAGAGGTTTAGCCCTAGGGCTAAGCCTGCTCCTGGGCGGGGCCGCCTGGGCCCAGGCCCTGGCCACCCCCGGCTGGGTGCGCCTGGTACCCCCGGTGGTCAAGGACACCGCCGCTTACCTGACCCTGGAGAACCGGGGGAAGGCCCCTTTGCGCCTGGTGGGGGCGGAAACGGAGGTGGCCGAGCGGGTTTCCATCCACAAAGACCATCGGGAGCACCGGGGGGGGCAGGTGGTTTTGGGCATGCGCCCCCTCCCCTACCTGGACATTCCGGGAGGGGGCAAGGTGGAGTTCCGCCCGGGGAAGTACCACCTTATGCTGGAAGGGCTTAAGCGCCCCCTGAGGGCAGGGGAAAAGGTGACCCTGGTCCTGAAGTTCCAAGACGGTAGCAGGCTTAAGGTGATCCTGCCGGTGGAGATGCGATGA
- a CDS encoding SCO family protein — MRGRLALPVLLVLALVGVAYLLLPKGTHSFYGTRLLNPKPVDFALEGPQGPVRLSDFKDKLVLIFFGYVHCPDVCPTTMLALKRAYERLSPKEQERVQVLFISVDPERDTPEVSDQYAKAFNPSFLGLTGSPETIQEVARTFGVYYQKTQYRGPGEYLVDHTATTFVVKGGQLVLLFSPDKVEETEKVVGDLKALL; from the coding sequence ATGAGAGGAAGACTCGCCTTGCCCGTCCTGCTGGTCCTGGCCCTGGTAGGGGTGGCCTATCTCCTCTTGCCCAAGGGCACCCATAGCTTCTACGGCACCCGGCTTTTGAACCCCAAGCCCGTGGACTTTGCCCTCGAGGGGCCCCAAGGCCCGGTGCGGCTTTCCGATTTCAAGGACAAGCTGGTCCTCATCTTTTTCGGCTACGTCCACTGCCCCGATGTCTGCCCCACCACCATGCTGGCCCTGAAGCGGGCCTATGAACGGCTTTCCCCTAAAGAGCAAGAGAGGGTGCAGGTGCTCTTCATCAGCGTGGACCCGGAGCGGGACACCCCAGAGGTATCCGACCAGTACGCCAAAGCCTTTAATCCGAGCTTCCTGGGCCTTACGGGAAGCCCAGAAACCATCCAGGAGGTGGCCCGCACCTTTGGGGTCTACTACCAAAAGACCCAGTACCGGGGCCCAGGGGAGTACCTGGTGGACCACACCGCCACCACCTTTGTGGTAAAAGGGGGCCAGCTGGTCCTTCTCTTCAGCCCGGACAAGGTGGAGGAAACGGAGAAGGTAGTGGGGGACCTCAAAGCCTTGTTGTAA
- a CDS encoding dolichyl-phosphate-mannose-protein mannosyltransferase — MDFLKDLLQRISEKARSATSEVEKRLEELREKLDQDKDGKPDLVEKALQEAQKALEEAKARLAELDQDKDGIPDKLKELSEKAAQAAEAAKAKAEEAARLLKERLGKGDSPS; from the coding sequence ATGGATTTCCTCAAGGATTTGCTGCAAAGGATTTCCGAGAAGGCCCGTTCGGCCACCAGCGAAGTGGAAAAGCGCTTAGAGGAGCTTCGGGAAAAGCTGGACCAGGACAAGGACGGCAAGCCCGACCTGGTGGAAAAGGCCCTTCAGGAAGCTCAGAAGGCCCTCGAGGAGGCCAAGGCCCGCCTGGCCGAGCTGGACCAGGACAAGGACGGCATCCCCGATAAGCTGAAGGAGCTTTCGGAGAAAGCGGCCCAGGCCGCCGAAGCCGCCAAGGCCAAGGCGGAGGAAGCCGCCCGCCTCCTTAAGGAACGTCTGGGCAAGGGGGATTCCCCCTCCTAA
- a CDS encoding ZIP family metal transporter, giving the protein METPVFLYALLGGLFTWGLTAVGAASVFLAQEPSRKLLDGMLGFAAGVMLAASVFSLLLPGMEMAEAQGMVPWVPAVVGFLLGGALLRLLDRFLPHVHLGPGAQEEGIRTLWRRTTLLILAITLHNFPEGLAVGVAFGAAGLDPTGAATLGGAIALAVGIGLQNLPEGLAVAWPLRRAGIPAAKAWFYGQLSAIVEPLGALLGALLVTQMLYLLPYLMALAAGAMVFVIVEEVIPESQAEGNGDISTFGVMTGFALMMALDVALG; this is encoded by the coding sequence ATGGAAACCCCGGTCTTCCTCTACGCCCTCTTGGGAGGGCTCTTTACCTGGGGGCTCACCGCGGTGGGGGCCGCCAGCGTGTTCCTGGCGCAGGAGCCCAGCCGCAAGCTTCTGGATGGGATGCTGGGTTTCGCCGCTGGCGTGATGCTGGCGGCCAGCGTCTTTTCCCTTCTCCTTCCGGGCATGGAGATGGCTGAGGCTCAGGGGATGGTTCCCTGGGTGCCTGCGGTGGTGGGTTTCCTTCTGGGTGGGGCTTTGTTGCGCCTCCTGGACCGCTTCCTTCCCCATGTGCACCTGGGGCCAGGGGCGCAGGAGGAGGGGATTCGCACCCTGTGGCGGCGCACCACCCTCCTGATCCTGGCCATCACCCTCCACAACTTCCCCGAGGGCCTGGCGGTGGGGGTGGCCTTTGGAGCCGCAGGGTTGGACCCTACGGGAGCCGCCACCTTGGGTGGGGCCATCGCCTTAGCGGTGGGCATCGGCCTGCAAAACCTGCCGGAGGGGTTGGCGGTGGCCTGGCCCCTAAGGCGGGCAGGTATCCCGGCGGCAAAGGCCTGGTTCTACGGCCAGCTTTCCGCCATCGTGGAGCCCCTTGGGGCCTTGCTGGGAGCCCTTTTGGTCACGCAGATGCTTTACCTACTGCCCTACCTCATGGCCCTGGCGGCAGGGGCCATGGTGTTCGTGATCGTGGAGGAGGTGATTCCGGAAAGCCAGGCGGAGGGCAACGGGGACATCTCCACCTTTGGGGTGATGACGGGCTTCGCCCTCATGATGGCCCTGGACGTGGCCTTAGGCTAA
- the prfA gene encoding peptide chain release factor 1: MLDKLARLEEEYRELEALLADPEVLKDQKRYQALSRRYAEMGEVIALIREYRKVLEDLEGVEGLLEDPELREVAKAEKEALLARKAELEGELERHLLPKDPLDERDAIVEIRAGTGGEEAALFARDLLQMYLRFAEEMGFETEILDSHPTDLGGFSKVVFEVRGPGAYGTFKYESGVHRVQRVPATETQGRIHTSTATVAVLPKAEESDFQLNMEEIRIDVMRASGPGGQGVNTTDSAVRVVHLPTGIMVTCQDSRSQIKNREKALMILRSRLLEMKRAEEAEKLRKTRLAQIGTGERSEKIRTYNFPQSRVTDHRIGFTTHDLEGILSGHLQPLLDALKRADQERQLEALTEA, translated from the coding sequence ATGCTGGATAAGCTTGCGCGCCTAGAAGAGGAATACCGGGAGCTGGAAGCGCTCCTCGCCGACCCTGAGGTCCTGAAGGACCAGAAGCGCTACCAGGCCCTCTCCCGGCGGTATGCGGAGATGGGGGAGGTGATCGCCCTCATCCGGGAGTACCGGAAGGTGCTGGAGGACCTGGAGGGGGTGGAAGGCCTCCTCGAGGACCCCGAGCTGAGGGAGGTGGCCAAGGCGGAGAAGGAGGCCCTCCTTGCCCGCAAGGCGGAGTTGGAAGGGGAACTGGAGCGGCATCTCTTGCCCAAAGACCCCCTGGACGAGCGGGACGCCATCGTGGAGATCCGCGCCGGCACCGGGGGCGAGGAGGCCGCCCTTTTCGCCCGGGACCTTTTGCAGATGTACCTGCGCTTCGCCGAGGAGATGGGGTTTGAAACGGAGATCCTGGACTCCCATCCCACGGACCTGGGAGGCTTCTCCAAGGTGGTCTTCGAGGTGCGGGGGCCCGGGGCTTACGGCACCTTCAAGTACGAAAGCGGGGTCCACCGGGTGCAACGGGTCCCGGCCACGGAAACCCAGGGGCGGATCCACACCTCCACGGCCACGGTGGCGGTGTTGCCCAAGGCGGAGGAGTCCGACTTCCAGCTCAACATGGAGGAGATCCGCATTGACGTGATGCGGGCCTCGGGGCCTGGGGGCCAGGGGGTAAACACCACGGACAGCGCCGTGCGGGTGGTGCACCTCCCCACGGGGATCATGGTCACCTGCCAGGACTCCCGCAGCCAGATCAAGAACCGGGAAAAGGCCCTGATGATCCTGCGAAGCCGCCTCCTGGAGATGAAGCGGGCGGAGGAGGCGGAGAAGCTCCGAAAGACCCGCCTGGCCCAGATCGGCACCGGGGAGCGCTCGGAGAAGATCCGCACCTACAACTTCCCCCAGTCCCGGGTCACGGACCACCGCATTGGCTTCACCACCCACGACCTCGAGGGCATCCTCTCGGGGCACCTTCAGCCCCTGCTGGACGCCCTCAAACGGGCCGACCAGGAACGGCAGCTGGAGGCCTTGACGGAAGCGTGA
- a CDS encoding NUDIX hydrolase yields the protein MRREILVVAAILLDRQGRVLLVGNDWGRRGMVRYTLPGGTVEPGETVLEALVREVREETGLKVKAIEHLAYAIQVEDRRKNERTLAMAFRASYEGLLNPRDPDGHIVEARFFTPEEVAVKLSGHRPLLEPLLDYLGGERGRFYAYTGWGQPGVRV from the coding sequence ATGCGCCGCGAGATCCTGGTGGTGGCGGCCATCCTGTTGGACCGCCAGGGGCGGGTTCTCCTGGTGGGGAACGACTGGGGCCGGCGGGGCATGGTGCGCTACACCCTCCCCGGGGGCACCGTGGAGCCTGGGGAAACGGTTCTCGAGGCCCTGGTGCGGGAGGTGCGGGAGGAGACCGGTCTGAAGGTGAAGGCCATTGAGCACCTGGCCTACGCCATCCAGGTGGAGGACCGGCGCAAGAACGAACGCACCCTGGCCATGGCCTTCAGGGCCAGCTACGAGGGGCTTTTGAACCCCAGGGATCCCGACGGCCACATCGTGGAAGCCCGCTTCTTCACCCCGGAAGAGGTGGCGGTGAAGCTTTCCGGCCACCGCCCCTTGCTGGAACCCCTTTTGGACTATCTGGGAGGAGAGCGGGGACGGTTTTATGCCTACACCGGCTGGGGCCAGCCCGGGGTAAGGGTCTAG